A genomic segment from Polyangium mundeleinium encodes:
- a CDS encoding MFS transporter yields the protein MSDDRYHRRLFVFLGVASFFEGFDTFALTQLLPAIRAEMGLSPSDAGWLVGAICAGSILSYGLVRYADRAGRRGVLAITILGYAVCTALTALARGPFTFGAAQIAARFFLIAEWALSLVVAAEEFPADRRGLYIGVLNALTGVGAIVCAGITPAVVQSPLGWRGIYVLGTAPLFLLAVARRSLRETRRFTEQVEGTKLAKRPFTQILSPPHRNRMLLLAAIWMLTYACTTNAIMFWKEHAMGERGYTEGRVGLYISIAAVAGLPLAFISAKLLDTLGRRGAAVLIYLWVVAGTAGCYLAGSSALVLISLVFAMGGITATGSVLAAYNTELFPTELRSDAFGWSNHLFGRTAQCVTPVLVGYAAESVGWAKAVSSTVVFPVLAIALILLTLPETRGRELEDIA from the coding sequence ATGAGCGACGATCGATACCACCGCCGCCTCTTCGTGTTCCTCGGCGTGGCGAGCTTCTTCGAGGGGTTCGACACGTTCGCCCTGACGCAGCTCCTGCCCGCGATCCGCGCCGAAATGGGCCTGTCGCCGAGCGACGCGGGCTGGCTCGTCGGGGCCATCTGCGCCGGCTCGATCCTGTCCTACGGCCTCGTCCGGTACGCCGACCGCGCCGGGCGGCGCGGCGTCCTCGCCATCACGATCCTCGGGTACGCCGTCTGCACCGCGCTCACCGCGCTCGCCCGCGGGCCGTTCACGTTCGGCGCCGCGCAGATCGCCGCGCGGTTTTTCCTCATCGCCGAGTGGGCCCTCTCCCTCGTCGTCGCCGCCGAGGAGTTCCCCGCCGATCGCCGCGGTCTTTACATCGGCGTCTTGAATGCGCTGACGGGCGTCGGCGCCATCGTCTGCGCGGGGATCACGCCCGCCGTGGTCCAATCGCCCCTCGGCTGGCGGGGCATCTACGTGCTCGGGACAGCGCCGCTCTTCCTGCTCGCCGTCGCCCGGCGATCCCTGCGCGAGACACGCCGCTTCACCGAGCAGGTCGAGGGCACGAAACTCGCGAAGAGGCCGTTCACGCAGATCCTGTCTCCGCCCCATCGAAACCGGATGCTCCTGCTCGCGGCCATCTGGATGCTCACCTACGCGTGCACCACGAACGCGATCATGTTCTGGAAGGAGCACGCGATGGGGGAACGTGGCTACACGGAGGGGCGCGTCGGGCTTTACATCTCCATCGCCGCCGTCGCCGGGCTGCCGCTCGCATTCATCTCCGCGAAGCTGCTCGACACCCTCGGCCGGCGCGGGGCCGCCGTCCTCATTTACCTCTGGGTCGTGGCCGGCACGGCCGGTTGTTATCTCGCCGGCTCTTCTGCGCTCGTCCTGATCTCGCTCGTGTTCGCGATGGGCGGCATCACCGCGACGGGCTCCGTGCTCGCCGCCTACAACACGGAGCTCTTTCCCACGGAGCTGCGCAGCGACGCTTTCGGGTGGTCGAACCACCTCTTCGGCCGCACCGCGCAATGCGTCACCCCCGTCCTCGTCGGGTACGCCGCCGAATCTGTGGGATGGGCCAAGGCCGTGTCTTCCACCGTCGTCTTCCCGGTGCTCGCCATCGCCCTGATCCTGCTCACATTGCCGGAGACGCGCGGTCGCGAGCTGGAAGATATCGCCTGA
- the lnt gene encoding apolipoprotein N-acyltransferase, with protein MSARSLPKRLRRFWTSKRLRDRLLVLTLGAFASAYLLGVCSRTAGASYLACLVTFVPWLLTLERAERFRDALFAGLVMSVFSVALVFPWFPETAASYAGTSPSLVWPLFLLLAPVLEPQFVVFALVRLAVRRADRPHPALRAALAAAAAYVGVELVFPKLFFDTVGLGLHPAASLRQGAEIVGAHGLSFLLLLVNEGLARSIVRLARAPKARGFDHPAVPAALGILAVLAGAGYGHARRAALADANEKPAITVGIVQANITSYDKLRAEKGAFETVRTILDAHVKLSDTIRTQKRLDLLVWPETVYPTTFGAPKSEAGAAFDEEIGAYVAKTGVPLVFGSYESEGDDEFNAAFFLTNDANGKVQRASYRKRMLFPFTEWVPPVLDSPSLRSMMPWAGHWKRGPGPEVVRVGSSGHEAITALPLICYDVLFPGFVAEAAAKGADLIVTLSNDSWFPDGRAPRLHLVSAAFRSIETRLPQVRATNSGISAIVSPDGDILARTRFDEEDTLSADVPRGARIVTPMVAFGHLRAPVLLALAALFLGHAWWFRARPCNPRAPRPEPRTAPRRPRSKGPAAAP; from the coding sequence ATGAGCGCGCGCTCCCTCCCGAAGCGCCTGCGCCGGTTCTGGACCTCGAAGCGCCTCCGGGATCGGCTCCTCGTCCTCACGCTCGGCGCGTTCGCCTCGGCGTATCTGCTCGGCGTTTGTAGCCGCACGGCGGGCGCGTCGTACCTCGCGTGTCTCGTCACGTTCGTGCCCTGGCTCCTCACGCTCGAGCGCGCCGAGCGTTTTCGCGACGCCCTCTTCGCCGGCCTTGTGATGAGCGTGTTTTCCGTGGCGCTCGTGTTTCCCTGGTTCCCCGAAACCGCGGCCTCGTACGCGGGGACCTCGCCGAGCCTCGTCTGGCCTCTCTTTTTGCTCCTCGCGCCCGTGCTCGAACCCCAATTCGTGGTGTTTGCCCTCGTGCGCCTCGCCGTGCGCCGCGCCGATCGGCCGCACCCCGCGCTCCGGGCCGCCCTCGCGGCCGCCGCCGCGTACGTCGGCGTCGAGCTCGTCTTTCCCAAGCTCTTTTTCGATACCGTGGGGCTCGGCCTCCACCCGGCCGCATCCTTGCGCCAGGGGGCCGAGATCGTCGGCGCGCACGGGCTCTCGTTCCTCCTGCTCCTCGTGAACGAGGGCCTCGCGCGCTCGATCGTGCGCCTCGCGCGTGCGCCCAAGGCGCGCGGATTCGACCATCCGGCTGTGCCCGCGGCGCTCGGGATCCTCGCCGTCCTTGCCGGCGCGGGGTATGGCCACGCCCGGCGCGCGGCGCTCGCGGATGCGAACGAAAAGCCTGCGATCACGGTCGGGATTGTCCAGGCGAACATCACGAGCTACGACAAACTTCGCGCCGAGAAGGGCGCTTTCGAGACGGTCCGCACGATCCTCGACGCGCACGTCAAGCTCTCCGACACGATTCGCACCCAGAAACGACTCGACCTCCTCGTCTGGCCCGAGACCGTCTATCCGACGACGTTCGGCGCGCCGAAGAGCGAGGCGGGCGCGGCCTTCGACGAGGAAATCGGCGCGTACGTGGCGAAGACGGGCGTGCCGCTGGTCTTCGGATCGTACGAGAGCGAAGGGGACGACGAGTTCAATGCGGCGTTTTTTCTGACGAACGACGCGAACGGCAAGGTGCAGCGCGCTTCGTATCGCAAGCGCATGCTGTTTCCGTTCACCGAGTGGGTCCCGCCGGTGCTCGATTCACCCTCGCTGCGCAGCATGATGCCCTGGGCGGGGCACTGGAAACGGGGGCCGGGCCCGGAGGTCGTGCGGGTGGGGTCGTCCGGGCACGAAGCCATCACCGCGCTGCCGCTCATCTGTTACGACGTCCTTTTCCCCGGGTTCGTCGCCGAGGCCGCCGCGAAAGGCGCGGATCTCATCGTCACGCTTTCCAATGACTCGTGGTTCCCGGACGGGCGCGCCCCCAGGCTGCACCTCGTCTCCGCCGCGTTCCGCAGCATCGAGACGCGCCTGCCGCAGGTCCGCGCCACGAACTCCGGCATTTCGGCGATCGTTTCGCCCGACGGAGACATCCTCGCGCGGACGCGCTTCGACGAGGAAGACACGCTTTCCGCCGACGTACCGCGCGGCGCGCGTATCGTGACGCCGATGGTCGCGTTCGGGCACCTGCGCGCGCCCGTGCTGCTCGCGCTCGCGGCGCTTTTCCTCGGACACGCGTGGTGGTTCAGAGCAAGGCCGTGTAATCCTCGAGCGCCTCGACCGGAACCCCGTACCGCGCCGCGACGTCCTCGATCCAAGGGCCCCGCCGCCGCGCCATGA
- a CDS encoding SGNH/GDSL hydrolase family protein, whose protein sequence is MRTLCNSAAVRLGQAVLSLGILLAGREALANTLTQNSSWTIDRAGTTAKYRVVAYGDSIFAGYNGSLSNVDKRAATWVQGEYLSNSWNSDIEVIRRTKSGAKADDIYNNKIVNEKSHMQAANTRVVTFEMCGNDFLQARDSFADQSGTCSYGVLDTALANCTKYQELAMQFINANANAATKKKMIMNLYYPGYDADNGMSSCTEASTGQKINKQDAMFPRLARSNYRACKFAAQYGFECVDAFAEYMGADYDSNGDGKIDVDGLRYIPGETEEAYVKRITSTLRGTIRDANSHYESAGTSFDYILSDNTHPTYSGATIYVGLLGGTGSGSGAPEYSGAQIVGGKNPVWNRFGHERAGWAHALFNPLAP, encoded by the coding sequence ATGCGCACCCTGTGCAATTCCGCGGCCGTTCGCCTCGGCCAGGCCGTTCTTTCGCTCGGGATCTTGCTGGCTGGCCGCGAAGCGTTGGCCAATACATTGACGCAGAACAGCTCGTGGACGATCGACCGCGCGGGTACGACGGCAAAATATCGCGTCGTCGCCTACGGCGACTCCATCTTCGCCGGCTACAACGGAAGCCTTTCGAACGTCGACAAGCGCGCCGCCACCTGGGTGCAGGGTGAATATCTCTCGAATAGCTGGAACAGCGACATCGAGGTCATCCGCCGCACGAAGTCGGGCGCGAAGGCCGACGACATCTACAACAACAAGATCGTCAACGAGAAGTCGCACATGCAGGCGGCGAACACCCGCGTCGTCACGTTCGAGATGTGCGGCAACGACTTCTTGCAGGCGCGCGACAGCTTCGCCGACCAGAGCGGCACGTGTAGCTACGGCGTCCTCGACACGGCGCTCGCGAACTGTACCAAGTACCAGGAGCTCGCGATGCAGTTCATCAACGCGAACGCGAACGCCGCGACGAAGAAGAAGATGATCATGAACCTCTACTATCCCGGCTACGACGCCGACAACGGCATGTCGAGCTGCACGGAGGCGTCGACGGGACAGAAGATCAACAAGCAAGACGCCATGTTCCCGCGCCTGGCGCGCAGCAATTACCGCGCATGCAAGTTCGCGGCGCAGTACGGCTTCGAGTGCGTCGACGCGTTCGCGGAGTACATGGGCGCCGACTACGATTCCAACGGCGACGGGAAGATCGACGTCGACGGGCTCCGCTACATCCCGGGCGAAACCGAGGAAGCGTATGTGAAACGTATCACGAGCACGCTGCGCGGCACGATCCGGGACGCGAACAGCCATTACGAGAGCGCGGGCACGAGCTTCGACTACATCCTCTCCGACAACACGCACCCCACGTACTCGGGCGCCACCATTTACGTGGGCCTCCTCGGCGGCACGGGCTCCGGCTCGGGCGCGCCGGAGTACTCGGGCGCGCAGATCGTGGGCGGAAAGAACCCGGTCTGGAACCGGTTCGGCCACGAGCGCGCGGGCTGGGCGCACGCGCTCTTCAATCCGCTCGCCCCCTGA
- a CDS encoding DUF4230 domain-containing protein: MPDPSSERSPPPLKKILGSLLGPYRLLAYLVVATLAVALVVLVPKLLFPPPDHVITERPTPSLLTAIREVSRLETAEVHVEKVVDLTDRQSAFFGLVEAKDALLLVAVGRAVVGVDLGKMRETDVAFDAKTGAARIDLPEPEVLSASLDEDATYVFARSTDLLAKRNEQLEASARRQAQRAIEAAARNPDVMRRARAQAEKQVSALARALGAKQVEVRFRSGDR, encoded by the coding sequence GTGCCCGATCCCTCATCCGAGCGCTCGCCCCCTCCCCTGAAGAAGATCCTGGGCTCGCTCCTCGGCCCGTATCGGCTCCTCGCCTACCTCGTGGTCGCGACGCTCGCCGTCGCCCTCGTGGTGCTCGTGCCGAAGCTGCTCTTCCCGCCGCCGGATCACGTGATCACGGAGCGGCCCACGCCGTCCCTGCTCACGGCGATCCGCGAGGTGTCACGGCTGGAGACGGCCGAGGTGCACGTGGAGAAGGTCGTCGATCTGACCGACCGGCAGAGCGCGTTCTTCGGGCTCGTCGAGGCGAAAGACGCGCTCCTGCTCGTCGCGGTCGGGCGCGCGGTCGTGGGCGTGGATCTCGGCAAGATGCGCGAGACGGACGTGGCGTTCGACGCGAAGACCGGCGCCGCGCGGATCGATCTACCCGAGCCCGAGGTGCTCTCCGCGTCGCTCGACGAGGACGCGACGTACGTGTTCGCGCGATCGACGGATCTGCTCGCGAAGCGGAACGAGCAGCTCGAAGCGAGCGCGCGGAGGCAAGCGCAACGCGCGATCGAGGCCGCCGCGCGGAACCCCGACGTGATGCGCCGCGCGCGGGCGCAGGCCGAGAAGCAGGTCTCGGCGCTGGCGAGGGCGCTCGGCGCGAAACAGGTGGAGGTGCGGTTCCGATCCGGAGATCGGTGA